Within Microbacterium oryzae, the genomic segment AGCGACGATGCCGTTCGAGACTCCGCGGCTCTGGAGGCGGCCGCCTCCGGTCACCTGGCGGCCCTCGTCGACGCGCGCCGCGCCATCCGCGTCTCGTTCGCGGGAGCCGATCGGTTCGCCGCGATCGAGGATGCCGGACGCCTGCGCGATGCGCTCGGCACGGCGCTTCCCGTCGGCGTGCCGGTGGCGTTCCTCGAGCCGCTCGCCGACCCGCTCGCCGACCTCGTCTCGCGCTACGCCCGCACGCACGGCCCCTTCACCACCGACGCCGTCGCGACACGGCTCGGCATCGGCGCGGCCGTCGCCCGGCACACGCTGCAGCGGCTCGAGGCGCAGGGGCGGCTCTCGAGCGGCTTCTTCCTCCCCGAGCGCGACGGCGTGCCGCTGTCCGACGAGGTGGAGTGGTGCGACGCGGAGGCGCTGCGCCGCATCCGCATGCGCTCGCTCGCCGCGCTCCGCGGCAGCGTCGAGCCGGTGCCACCCGACGCGTTCGCGCGCTTCCTGCCCGATTGGCAGCACGTGACGCGTCCGCTCGAGGGCATCGACGGCGTCGCCGCGGTCATCGACCAGCTCGCCGGCGTGCCGATCCCCGCGAGCGCGTGGGAGTCGCTCGTCCTCCCCTCCCGCGTGCGCGATTACACGCCGGCGATGCTCGACGAGCTGACGGCGACGGGCGAGGTCGTGTGGTCCGGTCACGGCTCGCTGCCGGGGCGCGACGGCTGGGTCGCGCTGCATCCGGCAGACGCCGTGCCGTTCACCGCACCCGACCCCGAGGGCGAGCTCGCCGAGGGGTCGCTCGAGGCGCAGCTGGTCGCGGCGCTGACCGGCGGCGGCGCGTACTTCGCCAGCCAGCTGCGGGAGGCCACCGGCGCCGAGAACGAGCAGGCCGTCGTCGCGGCGCTGTGGAATCTCGTCTGGTCGGGGCGCGTGACGAACGACACGTTCGCGCCGCTGCGGACGCTGCTCGGCGGCGGCTCGCAGAGCCACAAGGTCGCACGGCGCACCCCGCGCGCGCGGATGTACCGCGGCGTGGCCCTGCGGCCGACGGCCATGGCCGCGCCGCCTCGTCCGCCCGCGCTCGGCGGACGGTGGTCCCTCCTCCCGGCGCCCGAACCCGACGCGTCGGTCCGCGCGACAGCGAGCGCATCGCTCCTCCTCGACCGGTACGGCGTCGTCACGCGGGGCTCCGTGCAGAGCGAGCAGGTGCCAGGCGGGTTCGCGCAGGTGTACCGGATCCTCGCCGGCTTCGAGCAGGCCGGGCACTGCCGACGCGGCTACCTCATCGAGCAGCTGGGCGCCGCGCAGTTCGCCGCCTCGGCCACGATCGACCGCCTGCGGCAGTTCGCGTCCGTGCCGGACCCCGCGCCCCTGCGCCCCCTCACCCTGGCCGCGACCGACCCCGCCAACCCCTACGGGGCGGCTCTCGGATGGCCGGCACTCGAGCAGGTCAAGCATCGCCCGGGACGCAAGGCGGGCGGCCTGGTCGTGCTCATCGACGGCGAGCTCATCCTGTATCTCGAGCGCGGCGGCCGGACCGTGCTGCAGTTCGTCGACGACGAGGAGCGCCTCGCCGCCGCCTGCGCGGACCTCGTCGCCACCGCCCGCGCTCGACGCCTGGAGACGCTGACGGTGGAGCAGGTCAACGGCGAGTTCGTCTTCGGCACCGCCCTCGGGCGCGCGCTGCGGGTGGCGGGCTTCGTGGAGACGACGAAGGGCCTCACGCTGCGCAAGGAACGGAGCTGACGTGCCCGAGGGCGATACCGTCCACCGCGCCGCACGCCGGCTGAACACCGCGCTCGCCGGTCGGGTCGTCACGCGCTTCGACCTGCGGGTGCCGCAGGCGGCGACGGCCGACCTCCGCGGCGAGACCGTGCATGACGTCGTCGCGCGCGGCAAGCACCTCCTGCACCGCATCGGCGAGTACACCCTCCACACGCACCTGCGCATGGAGGGCGAGTGGCACGTGTACGTCGACGGCGCGCGCTGGCGCCGTCCCGCGTACCAGGCGCGCGCGATCGTCGCGGTCGAGCGCGTGGAGGCGGTGGGCTTCGAGCTCGGCGTCGTCGAGCTGCTGCGCACGCGCGACGAGGAGCAGGCCGTGGGCTACCTCGGCCCCGATCCCCTCGGGCCCGACTGGGACCCGGACGAGGCCGCGCGGCGCCTGGCCGCCGACACCCGCGCCGCGCACGTGGCGCTGCTCGATCAGCGGAACGTCGCGGGATTCGGCACGGTCTTCGTGAACGAGATCCTGTTCCTCCGCGGCGTGCTGCCCACGCGCCCGATGGCGGAGGTGGACACGGCGGCGCTCGTCGCCCTGGGCGCGCGGACCATCCGCCGCAATGTGGAGGAGCGCAAGCGCACCTTCACGGGCGACGCGCGCCCCGGCCAGGGGATGTGGGTCTACGGACGCGAGCGGAAGCCCTGCCGGCGCTGCGGCACGCCGATCCGGATGACGCATCTGGGCGCGGACCCCACGAAGGAGCGGCTCGCCTTCTGGTGTCCGGTCTGCCAGAGCTGAGCCGGAGCACGCCCTGAGGCGCTCAGGCTCTCACGCGCTCGCCCACCCGAGA encodes:
- a CDS encoding DNA-formamidopyrimidine glycosylase family protein; translation: MPEGDTVHRAARRLNTALAGRVVTRFDLRVPQAATADLRGETVHDVVARGKHLLHRIGEYTLHTHLRMEGEWHVYVDGARWRRPAYQARAIVAVERVEAVGFELGVVELLRTRDEEQAVGYLGPDPLGPDWDPDEAARRLAADTRAAHVALLDQRNVAGFGTVFVNEILFLRGVLPTRPMAEVDTAALVALGARTIRRNVEERKRTFTGDARPGQGMWVYGRERKPCRRCGTPIRMTHLGADPTKERLAFWCPVCQS